A single region of the Branchiostoma lanceolatum isolate klBraLanc5 chromosome 1, klBraLanc5.hap2, whole genome shotgun sequence genome encodes:
- the LOC136434853 gene encoding procathepsin L-like: MKLLILAVFVAVATAMDPEWEAFKLLHGKEYNSLSEENARHSIFEENNKIVKQHNEEAGMGKHTYFMKMNKFGDLTTEEFRMLVIGTGFMQTNKTQQAEGGVFERMPGLKVNDTVDWRPKGAVTKVKNQEQCGSCWAFSATGSLEGQHFMKSGMLVSLSEQNLMDCSRKEGNKGCKGGSMDQAFKYIKMNGGIDTEECYMYRGRDERTCRYKSSCSGATLSSFTDIKMGDEMALMQAVGTVGPISVAIDAGHKSFQLYHHGVYNEPMCSSKKLDHGVLAVGYGTNDGTDYWLVKNSWGAEWGMEGYVMMSRNKENQCGIATDASYPVV; encoded by the exons ATGAAGCTTTTGATCCTCGCTGTCTTCGTCGCTGTGGCAACGGCCATGGACCCTGAGTGGGAGGCCTTCAAACTTCTTCACG GCAAGGAATACAACAGCCTGTCTGAGGAGAACGCTCGGCACTCTATCTTCGAGGAGAACAACAAGATCGTGAAACAGCACAACGAGGAGGCAGGCATGGGGAAACATACCTACTTCATGAAGATGAACAAGTTTGGAGATCTG ACAACGGAAGAGTTCCGGATGCTGGTGATCGGGACAGGTTTCATGCAGACAAACAAGACCCAGCAAGCCGAGGGGGGAGTCTTCGAGAGAATGCCGGGTCTGAAGGTCAACGACACCGTGGACTGGAGACCGAAAGGTGCCGTGACGAAGGTCAAGAACCAGGAAcagtgtgggtcctgctgggcCTTCAGCGCG ACCGGTTCTCTGGAGGGTCAACACTTCATGAAGTCAGGCATGCTGGTGTCCCTGAGTGAGCAGAACCTGATGGACTGTTCCCGTAAGGAAGGCAACAAGGGCTGCAAGGGCGGAAGCATGGATCAGGCTTTCAAGTACATCAAGATGAACGGCGGCATCGACACTGAGGAGTGCTATATGTACAGGGGAAGG GACGAGAGAACGTGCAGGTACAAGTCGAGCTGCAGCGGAGCCACCCTGTCCAGCTTCACGGACATCAAGATGGGAGACGAGATGGCGCTGATGCAGGCTGTCGGCACCGTCGGACCCATCTCCGTCGCCATTGACGCCGGCCACAAGTCTTTCCAGCTCTATCACCACG GTGTATACAACGAACCCATGTGCAGCTCCAAGAAGCTGGACCACGGTGTTCTGGCCGTAGGATATGGCACTAACGATGGAACCGACTACTGGCTCGTCAAGAACAG TTGGGGCGCGGAGTGGGGCATGGAGGGGTACGTCATGATGTCCAGGAACAAGGAGAACCAGTGCGGCATCGCGACTGACGCCAGCTACCCTGTCGTTTGA
- the LOC136427306 gene encoding digestive cysteine proteinase 2-like, translating to MRLFIFVALCVAVATALDPEWEAFKRIYGKRYESLSEERARHTLFEENNRMVQRHNEEAAMGKHTFFMRINKFSDLVTEKEFYLPTISPMSFDVLHMDLSPGMDLHFIYFQTNEELLMGLGALRLNRTQQADAEMFERMPDVKVNDTVDWRQKGAVTKVKNQGLCGSCWAFSATGSLEGQHFLKTGTLVSLSEQNLVDCSHEIGNKGCAGGYMEQAFVYIRDNGGIDTEECYPYKAENQKCHYNVTCNGATLRSYRLVFPLFDEKALQRAVGTIGPISVSIDATRASFRHYSHGVYDEPKCSPTKFNHGVLAVGYGSSNGSDYWLVKNSWGTDWGMEGYIMMSRNKHNQCGIASAAVYPVV from the exons ATGAGGCTTTTTATTTTCGTGGCACTCTGCGTTGCCGTGGCAACTGCCTTAGATCCAGAATGGGAGGCCTTCAAACGTATCTACG GTAAACGGTATGAGAGCCTGTCTGAGGAGAGAGCTCGACACACACTCTTTGAGGAGAACAACAGAATGGTCCAACGGCACAACGAGGAGGCGGCAATGGGCAAACATACCTTCTTCATGCGCATCAACAAGTTCAGCGATTTGGTAACTGAAAAAGAATTTTA TTTACCCACCATATCACCGATGTCGTTTGACGTCCTCCACATGGATTTGTCACCTGGAATGgatttacattttatttattttcagacaaaCGAAGAACTTCTGATGGGGTTAGGTGCTCTGCGACTCAACAGGACCCAACAAGCGGACGCCGAGATGTTCGAGAGAATGCCGGACGTGAAGGTCAACGACACCGTGGACTGGAGACAGAAAGGTGCGGTGACGAAGGTCAAGAACCAGGGACTGTGCGGGTCCTGCTGGGCCTTCAGTGCG ACGGGATCTCTGGAGGGTCAACACTTCCTGAAGACAGGCACTCTGGTGTCTCTAAGTGAACAGAACCTGGTGGACTGCTCTCACGAGATAGGCAACAAGGGCTGCGCCGGAGGATACATGGAGCAGGCCTTCGTTTACATCAGGGATAACGGTGGCATCGACACCGAGGAGTGTTATCCTTATAAGGCGGAG AACCAGAAGTGTCATTACAATGTCACTTGTAACGGAGCAACCCTGCGCAGCTACCGCCTTGTCTTCCCCCTTTTCGACGAGAAGGCCTTACAGCGGGCTGTGGGCACCATTGGGCCCATCTCTGTCAGCATCGACGCCACCAGGGCCTCCTTCCGTCACTACAGCCACG GTGTGTACGACGAGCCGAAGTGCAGCCCCACAAAGTTTAACCACGGTGTCCTGGCCGTGGGGTACGGCTCCAGTAACGGCAGCGACTACTGGCTCGTCAAGAACAG TTGGGGCACGGACTGGGGCATGGAAGGCTACATCATGATGTCCAGGAACAAACATAACCAGTGCGGCATCGCAAGTGCCGCCGTCTACCCTGTTGTATGA
- the LOC136435145 gene encoding cathepsin L-like isoform X1, translating to MRLLIFVVCVAVATALDPEWQAFKRLYGKRYESLSEENARHSIFEENNRMVKRHNKEAAMGKHTFFMRINKFSDLTNDEVQKLLMGSGRLQLKKNQQADEMFERMPDVKVNDTVDWRQKGAVTKVKNQEQCGSCWAFSATGSLEGQHFLKTGKLVSLSEQNLVDCSRKAGNKGCAGGLMDQAFVYIKDNGGIDTEECYPYKAEDHKCHYNASCSGATLRSYHHIFPPHDEKALLRAVGTVGPVSVSIDASWGSFYHYSHGIYDEPKCSSTKLIHGVLAVGYGSSNGSDYWLVKNSWGTDWGMEGYIMMSRNKDNQCGIATRAIYPIV from the exons ATGAggcttttaatttttgttgtctgCGTTGCCGTGGCAACTGCCCTAGATCCAGAATGGCAGGCCTTCAAACGTCTCTACG GTAAACGATATGAAAGCCTGTCTGAAGAAAACGCTCGACACTCCATCTTTGAGGAGAACAACAGAATGGTCAAACGGCACAACAAGGAGGCAGCAATGGGCAAACATACCTTCTTTATGCGCATCAACAAGTTCAGCGATCTG ACAAACGACGAAGTCCAGAAACTTCTGATGGGGTCAGGTCGGCTGCAGCTCAAGAAGAACCAACAAGCGGACGAAATGTTCGAGAGAATGCCAGACGTTAAGGTCAACGACACCGTAGACTGGAGACAGAAAGGTGCGGTGACGAAGGTCAAGAACCAGGAACAGTGCGGGTCCTGCTGGGCCTTCAGTGCG ACCGGATCTCTGGAGGGTCAGCACTTCTTGAAGACAGGCAAGCTGGTGTCTCTCAGCGAACAGAACCTGGTGGACTGCTCTCGAAAAGCGGGCAACAAGGGCTGCGCCGGAGGACTCATGGACCAGGCCTTCGTGTACATCAAAGATAACGGTGGCATCGACACTGAGGAGTGTTATCCTTACAAGGCGGAG GACCATAAGTGTCATTACAACGCCAGCTGCAGCGGAGCGACCCTGCGCAGCTACCACCACATCTTCCCTCCTCATGACGAGAAGGCCTTACTGCGGGCTGTGGGCACTGTTGGGCCCGTCTCTGTCAGCATCGACGCCAGTTGGGGCTCCTTCTATCACTATAGCCACG GTATCTACGACGAGCCGAAGTGCAGCTCCACAAAGCTGATTCACGGTGTCCTGGCCGTGGGGTACGGCTCGAGTAATGGCTCCGACTACTGGCTCGTCAAGAACAG TTGGGGCACGGATTGGGGCATGGAAGGCTACATCATGATGTCCAGGAACAAGGACAACCAGTGCGGCATCGCAACCCGAGCCATCTACCCTATTGTCTGA
- the LOC136435145 gene encoding procathepsin L-like isoform X2, which produces MVKRHNKEAAMGKHTFFMRINKFSDLTNDEVQKLLMGSGRLQLKKNQQADEMFERMPDVKVNDTVDWRQKGAVTKVKNQEQCGSCWAFSATGSLEGQHFLKTGKLVSLSEQNLVDCSRKAGNKGCAGGLMDQAFVYIKDNGGIDTEECYPYKAEDHKCHYNASCSGATLRSYHHIFPPHDEKALLRAVGTVGPVSVSIDASWGSFYHYSHGIYDEPKCSSTKLIHGVLAVGYGSSNGSDYWLVKNSWGTDWGMEGYIMMSRNKDNQCGIATRAIYPIV; this is translated from the exons ATGGTCAAACGGCACAACAAGGAGGCAGCAATGGGCAAACATACCTTCTTTATGCGCATCAACAAGTTCAGCGATCTG ACAAACGACGAAGTCCAGAAACTTCTGATGGGGTCAGGTCGGCTGCAGCTCAAGAAGAACCAACAAGCGGACGAAATGTTCGAGAGAATGCCAGACGTTAAGGTCAACGACACCGTAGACTGGAGACAGAAAGGTGCGGTGACGAAGGTCAAGAACCAGGAACAGTGCGGGTCCTGCTGGGCCTTCAGTGCG ACCGGATCTCTGGAGGGTCAGCACTTCTTGAAGACAGGCAAGCTGGTGTCTCTCAGCGAACAGAACCTGGTGGACTGCTCTCGAAAAGCGGGCAACAAGGGCTGCGCCGGAGGACTCATGGACCAGGCCTTCGTGTACATCAAAGATAACGGTGGCATCGACACTGAGGAGTGTTATCCTTACAAGGCGGAG GACCATAAGTGTCATTACAACGCCAGCTGCAGCGGAGCGACCCTGCGCAGCTACCACCACATCTTCCCTCCTCATGACGAGAAGGCCTTACTGCGGGCTGTGGGCACTGTTGGGCCCGTCTCTGTCAGCATCGACGCCAGTTGGGGCTCCTTCTATCACTATAGCCACG GTATCTACGACGAGCCGAAGTGCAGCTCCACAAAGCTGATTCACGGTGTCCTGGCCGTGGGGTACGGCTCGAGTAATGGCTCCGACTACTGGCTCGTCAAGAACAG TTGGGGCACGGATTGGGGCATGGAAGGCTACATCATGATGTCCAGGAACAAGGACAACCAGTGCGGCATCGCAACCCGAGCCATCTACCCTATTGTCTGA